A genomic segment from Streptomyces antibioticus encodes:
- a CDS encoding FtsX-like permease family protein, with protein sequence MRELLLGLRLLLGSGRGNRVRFLLMTAGSAIGVCCLAVVLAIPGILAAQDARKAAREPDCSNGRGACLSTSGEGRALLRVDPYGSEALTRIFVAEGNTPIDPPPGLDRLPGPREVYVSPRLHTLSALDRDLARLLPGKEEGLISAQGLAHPDELYAYIGGSREELRDGGHLSAFGGRSARYPTVEPSTLDILRFTLAGVVLLPLAVFLSVCARLSAASRMRRLAALRLLGLSRKGTQRVNAAETVAAAVLGSALGLGAYWVVNQLVSRTGLPGFKWYPADGSLSGYPLLVCLVGCPTLAWFVGRIGARKAAANPLAVRRSAMEEPPRLWGLLPLVPGLTIVIGYCVAGATGNVPTDTALSSILMPLAVVLVGTGLVLSLPLLSRFLARNVARTTGSLPLRLAMRRNEVEPGGAVRVATGLVLLVFAASLTQGVLIELDQVSKNNAPVQLYTMSLRAVPQEDERAMTEVPGVLGHAVLTRSWTDPESEVFRPSTEVVVATCGQLRKMASSVENCVDGQLARLSVPDRAGAEIGETGSRFPLHLQNSAGELETVVVRMPRRIIQYQDDSLTQLAGSGAVLIPPSSLPVGYRPQDDATLALMSRSDPETVVSVLAGIADVDPTIEVDTNGVDAAALEQITVIKTLLAVGMVLGLVIGVAAYLVAATDRAVERRPQVTALALLGAKPRTLRAVQVAQVVLPLALGLVLAVTTGKLAESSYLVTGGGAIFWDGAGIPLLLACALGVVVIATLGSLPLVGRRIDPELIRRD encoded by the coding sequence ATGAGGGAACTCCTGCTCGGCCTGCGGCTGTTGCTGGGCAGCGGGCGGGGCAACCGGGTGCGTTTCCTGCTCATGACGGCGGGCAGTGCGATCGGGGTGTGCTGTCTGGCCGTCGTCCTGGCGATTCCCGGCATTCTGGCCGCCCAGGATGCTCGCAAAGCCGCTCGTGAGCCCGACTGCTCGAACGGCCGCGGCGCCTGTCTCTCGACCTCCGGCGAGGGGCGTGCGCTTCTACGAGTGGATCCCTACGGCTCCGAGGCCCTGACCCGGATCTTCGTCGCCGAGGGAAATACGCCGATCGACCCGCCCCCTGGCCTGGACCGGCTGCCCGGCCCACGTGAGGTCTATGTGTCCCCTCGGCTGCACACGCTCAGCGCACTCGATCGGGACCTGGCCCGTCTCCTGCCGGGCAAGGAAGAGGGGCTCATCTCGGCCCAGGGGCTGGCGCACCCCGACGAGCTGTACGCCTACATCGGCGGAAGCCGTGAGGAGCTGAGGGACGGCGGGCATCTGTCCGCCTTCGGCGGGAGATCCGCGCGCTACCCCACGGTGGAGCCCTCCACCCTCGACATCCTGCGCTTCACCCTGGCCGGCGTCGTGCTGCTTCCCCTGGCCGTCTTCCTCTCCGTCTGCGCTCGGCTCTCCGCCGCTTCCCGGATGAGGCGGTTGGCCGCGCTGCGCCTGCTCGGGCTGAGCAGGAAGGGCACACAGCGGGTCAACGCGGCCGAGACCGTGGCCGCCGCCGTCCTGGGCTCCGCGCTGGGCCTAGGCGCCTACTGGGTCGTCAATCAGTTGGTCTCGCGCACGGGACTGCCCGGATTCAAGTGGTACCCGGCCGACGGCTCGCTGTCCGGATACCCGCTTCTCGTCTGCCTGGTGGGCTGTCCGACGCTGGCCTGGTTCGTCGGCCGGATCGGGGCGAGGAAGGCCGCCGCCAACCCGTTGGCCGTACGACGTAGCGCCATGGAGGAGCCGCCCCGGCTGTGGGGGCTGTTGCCGCTGGTGCCGGGGCTGACCATCGTCATCGGGTACTGCGTGGCGGGCGCCACCGGTAACGTCCCGACGGACACAGCGCTTTCCTCGATCCTGATGCCACTGGCGGTCGTACTGGTCGGCACGGGGCTGGTGCTGTCGCTTCCGCTGCTTTCCCGGTTCTTGGCCCGGAACGTGGCCCGCACCACCGGATCGCTGCCGCTGCGCCTGGCCATGCGCCGCAACGAGGTGGAACCGGGCGGGGCTGTGCGTGTGGCGACCGGGCTGGTGCTGCTGGTCTTCGCCGCCTCCCTCACCCAGGGAGTACTCATCGAACTGGACCAGGTGTCCAAGAACAATGCGCCGGTCCAGCTCTACACGATGTCCCTGCGTGCCGTTCCCCAGGAGGACGAGCGGGCCATGACCGAGGTGCCGGGGGTTCTGGGGCACGCTGTGCTGACGCGATCGTGGACCGACCCGGAGAGCGAGGTCTTCCGGCCGAGCACCGAGGTCGTGGTCGCCACGTGCGGGCAGTTGCGGAAGATGGCGTCGTCCGTTGAGAACTGCGTCGATGGACAACTTGCGCGGCTGAGCGTTCCGGACCGCGCGGGTGCGGAGATCGGTGAAACCGGCAGCCGATTCCCCCTGCACCTGCAGAACTCCGCAGGGGAGCTCGAAACCGTTGTGGTTCGGATGCCACGTCGGATCATTCAGTACCAGGATGACTCGCTGACGCAGTTGGCCGGCAGTGGCGCGGTTCTGATCCCGCCGTCATCTTTGCCCGTCGGCTATCGCCCCCAAGACGATGCCACCTTGGCCCTCATGAGCCGCTCCGACCCCGAGACCGTGGTCTCCGTGCTCGCCGGCATCGCAGATGTCGACCCCACGATCGAGGTCGACACGAACGGTGTCGACGCCGCGGCTCTTGAGCAGATCACCGTCATCAAGACGCTCCTCGCCGTGGGCATGGTGCTCGGGCTCGTCATCGGGGTCGCCGCCTACCTCGTCGCCGCCACCGACCGGGCCGTGGAACGCCGGCCGCAGGTCACCGCGTTGGCGCTGCTCGGGGCCAAGCCCCGGACCCTGCGGGCCGTCCAGGTCGCTCAGGTCGTCCTGCCGCTGGCCCTCGGGCTCGTGCTCGCCGTGACGACCGGGAAACTGGCCGAGTCCAGCTACCTGGTGACCGGAGGCGGGGCGATCTTCTGGGACGGCGCCGGGATTCCATTGCTGCTTGCGTGTGCCCTGGGCGTGGTGGTGATCGCCACCCTCGGATCCCTGCCGTTGGTCGGGCGGCGTATCGACCCGGAGTTGATCCGTCGGGACTGA
- a CDS encoding ABC transporter ATP-binding protein — MSAKGVDLFYGDTPAVRDAEISLRRGEVAAITGQSGSGKSSLLYCLAGVLPVARGEVCFEGRALGALGDDELSTLRRERFGFVFQYGELLPELTVEENTALPLWLAGRRKPEALAAAGDILGRLGLADLRERRPSQVSGGQSQRVAVARALVHKPAVVFADEPTGSLDSGNATAVLEEFLLLARSQGTAVVLVTHDAQVAAQADHRYTMRDGILTAQVREAS, encoded by the coding sequence TTGTCCGCCAAGGGAGTCGATCTCTTCTACGGCGACACCCCGGCCGTCCGGGACGCGGAGATCTCCCTGCGGCGAGGAGAGGTCGCGGCGATCACCGGCCAGAGCGGGTCCGGCAAGTCCTCGTTGCTCTACTGTCTGGCAGGCGTGCTGCCGGTTGCGCGTGGCGAGGTCTGCTTCGAGGGCCGCGCACTTGGCGCGCTCGGTGACGACGAACTCAGCACGCTCCGTCGTGAGCGGTTCGGCTTCGTGTTCCAGTACGGCGAGTTGCTGCCCGAGCTGACCGTCGAGGAGAACACGGCGCTGCCGCTCTGGCTGGCCGGCCGACGCAAGCCCGAGGCGCTGGCGGCGGCCGGTGACATTCTCGGTCGGCTCGGCCTGGCGGATCTGCGCGAGCGGCGCCCCTCGCAGGTGTCGGGCGGCCAGAGTCAACGTGTGGCGGTCGCAAGGGCGTTGGTGCACAAGCCCGCCGTGGTGTTCGCCGACGAGCCGACCGGCTCGCTCGACAGCGGAAATGCCACCGCCGTGCTCGAGGAGTTTCTCCTCCTGGCGCGATCGCAAGGAACCGCGGTGGTCCTTGTCACCCATGACGCACAGGTGGCAGCCCAGGCGGACCATCGCTACACGATGCGCGACGGGATCCTCACCGCTCAGGTGCGGGAGGCGTCATGA